A genomic region of Pseudomonas migulae contains the following coding sequences:
- a CDS encoding GNAT family N-acetyltransferase, which produces MDCLIRIATSADATAISQVIIGALRETNAQDYTPAIIEQVAQNFSPQAILRLLTHRRIYVATIDHHIVATASLDHDVVRSVFVDPTQQGQGIGRRLMAMIQSSALSEGLSLLRVPSSITAEGFYASLGFRKVRDEFHGAERTIIMELRLGK; this is translated from the coding sequence ATGGACTGCCTGATTCGAATCGCCACTAGCGCAGATGCAACCGCCATCAGCCAAGTCATCATTGGCGCGCTACGCGAAACCAACGCCCAGGACTACACGCCAGCAATCATCGAACAAGTGGCGCAAAACTTCTCACCGCAAGCCATCCTTCGCTTGCTGACTCATCGTCGAATCTACGTCGCGACGATCGACCATCATATTGTTGCAACCGCCAGCCTTGACCATGATGTGGTCAGAAGCGTATTCGTTGACCCGACCCAGCAAGGGCAGGGCATAGGAAGGCGGTTGATGGCAATGATCCAGTCAAGCGCCCTCAGCGAAGGGCTCAGTCTATTGCGGGTCCCTTCCTCAATCACAGCAGAAGGCTTTTACGCATCGCTTGGCTTCAGAAAAGTCCGAGATGAATTTCATGGCGCGGAGCGCACGATCATTATGGAGCTGAGGTTGGGGAAATAG
- a CDS encoding TylF/MycF family methyltransferase has product MRTKDGQLFFTPPNQADAYKDLRDIHGEIHDVAGEYWNWPSVATLTRPSLARILNLNFLYDEMLPVAGSICEFGVHYGSSLATLLNLRAIKEPYNYSRHIFGFDTFSGFAGVDEKDGGMVKSGDFHIDDGYEKLLERLLLAQESLSPNNHLKKFSLIKGDASVTSKQWLEDNPHSIISMAIFDMDVYKPTKDVLEAIKPRLSKGSIVVFDELNCPHFPGETQALFEVFDMNTIEVKRSPFLPYTSYFRL; this is encoded by the coding sequence ATGAGAACTAAAGACGGTCAGCTGTTTTTCACCCCTCCCAATCAGGCAGATGCTTATAAAGACCTGCGGGATATTCATGGCGAAATTCATGACGTTGCCGGGGAATATTGGAATTGGCCTTCGGTAGCGACGCTGACCAGACCGTCATTGGCGCGAATCCTCAACCTTAATTTTCTCTACGATGAAATGCTGCCTGTCGCAGGCTCGATCTGCGAGTTTGGCGTTCATTACGGCAGCAGCCTGGCAACGTTACTCAACCTTAGAGCCATCAAGGAACCCTACAACTACTCCCGGCACATTTTCGGGTTTGATACCTTCAGCGGATTCGCCGGGGTTGACGAAAAAGATGGCGGAATGGTGAAGTCGGGCGACTTTCATATAGACGATGGCTATGAAAAGTTATTAGAACGGCTTCTGCTGGCTCAAGAGTCGTTAAGCCCTAACAATCACTTGAAGAAGTTTTCCCTGATCAAAGGGGACGCTTCAGTGACGTCGAAACAATGGCTTGAAGATAATCCTCACTCAATCATATCAATGGCTATTTTTGATATGGATGTTTACAAGCCGACAAAAGATGTTCTGGAAGCGATCAAACCAAGATTGTCAAAAGGTTCGATCGTGGTATTTGATGAATTGAATTGCCCGCACTTCCCGGGTGAAACACAAGCCTTGTTCGAGGTGTTTGACATGAACACTATCGAGGTCAAGCGCTCGCCATTCCTGCCGTACACCTCCTATTTCCGCTTGTAA
- a CDS encoding alpha/beta hydrolase, with amino-acid sequence MALHPDIEGFLELAEFGRLTGKSLPMHELSPTEARQQFEQTSQLLDAAPMGALTVTAVSIPARDGHLLNARLYARPSLGTQERPVLLYFHGGGYVVGSLDSHDTLCRRLALAGGFAVLSADYRLAPEHRFPTAYEDAEDVTRWLATTGAGALGLDANRIALAGDSVGGSLVASLSIAIAQAPQAWPLTLRVQVLLYPVIDAVEKRPSLARFAEGYLLEATTLEWFYQQYQRSADDRRDWRFSPLFADTVQGLTPTVLWLAEYDPLLDEGLAWAEKLRAAGQPVVLDVKAGMTHDFARMGEMVQEVPGMLEQLAGLITESLS; translated from the coding sequence ATGGCACTGCACCCGGACATCGAAGGTTTTCTAGAGCTGGCCGAGTTCGGCCGCCTCACCGGCAAAAGCCTGCCCATGCACGAGCTGAGCCCGACCGAAGCGCGCCAGCAGTTCGAACAAACCTCGCAGCTGCTCGATGCTGCACCGATGGGCGCACTGACCGTGACCGCAGTCAGCATTCCGGCCCGCGACGGCCATCTGCTCAACGCGCGCCTCTACGCTCGCCCGTCGCTGGGCACTCAAGAGCGCCCGGTGCTGCTGTATTTCCATGGTGGCGGCTACGTGGTCGGCAGCCTCGATTCCCATGACACCCTGTGCCGGCGACTGGCGCTGGCGGGTGGTTTTGCGGTGCTGTCGGCGGATTATCGACTGGCTCCGGAACACCGTTTTCCTACCGCTTACGAGGATGCCGAGGACGTGACACGCTGGCTCGCGACCACCGGCGCCGGTGCACTGGGCCTGGACGCTAACCGCATCGCACTGGCTGGCGACAGCGTCGGCGGCAGCCTGGTGGCTTCGTTGTCGATCGCCATCGCCCAGGCCCCGCAAGCCTGGCCGCTGACGCTACGGGTGCAAGTGTTGCTGTACCCGGTGATCGATGCCGTGGAAAAACGCCCGTCCCTCGCGCGTTTCGCCGAAGGCTATCTGCTGGAAGCCACCACGCTGGAGTGGTTCTACCAGCAGTATCAACGCAGCGCCGATGATCGCCGCGACTGGCGTTTTTCACCGCTGTTCGCCGACACCGTGCAAGGCCTGACGCCGACCGTGCTGTGGCTGGCCGAATACGACCCGTTGCTCGACGAAGGCCTGGCCTGGGCCGAAAAATTGCGTGCGGCGGGGCAGCCTGTGGTGCTGGACGTGAAAGCGGGCATGACCCACGACTTCGCAAGGATGGGGGAGATGGTTCAGGAAGTGCCGGGGATGCTGGAGCAGCTGGCGGGGTTGATTACTGAGAGTTTGAGCTGA
- a CDS encoding MBL fold metallo-hydrolase translates to MDIEFVNHASLLLKEKESYFLTDPWYVSPAFGGWIQNPSPKTELIEKLLSIPANKLNVIISHGHDDHLDDFFIRQHLADATFYVPKFKTNGLSKRIERLTGRYPVELTDEACYVDGVELRCFINPEFTEYDSVVTVVSETDAVIHANDNWHEYPAALTAALNNCLSAIPVENRYFFIQFGIADCFPVNYPSFDSQSANEMIESRFKSYQDATTANLKHLGLDKGYYYANQSLYQYPASWDNGSLYDMAQDFLRRHPGPFVQCTAGIDVKTGQPHDVSNDELFDFLLGRLERFLNNAIGGPIPVKLMTASNQYESGSVGYEASRQVWSRIFNAELTLEAIIIGGMGLIHRPDHNISSIHAKVSKLAYLIQSKLNSNGLNFLMESK, encoded by the coding sequence GTGGATATAGAATTTGTTAATCACGCCTCATTATTGCTGAAAGAGAAAGAAAGTTATTTTCTTACTGATCCCTGGTATGTTTCACCTGCGTTTGGTGGCTGGATTCAAAACCCTTCGCCCAAGACTGAACTGATTGAGAAGTTACTCTCTATCCCTGCAAACAAGCTTAATGTCATTATTTCCCATGGTCACGACGATCATCTGGATGATTTTTTCATTCGCCAACACTTGGCCGACGCCACGTTCTATGTTCCGAAGTTCAAGACCAATGGACTGTCCAAGCGTATTGAGCGGCTTACAGGGCGTTACCCGGTTGAACTGACGGATGAAGCTTGTTACGTCGATGGGGTAGAGTTGCGATGCTTCATCAATCCGGAATTTACCGAATACGATTCGGTTGTCACCGTTGTTTCAGAAACCGACGCAGTTATTCATGCCAATGATAACTGGCATGAATACCCTGCGGCCCTGACAGCTGCACTTAATAATTGCTTGAGTGCGATCCCTGTTGAAAACCGATACTTTTTTATCCAGTTTGGTATCGCGGACTGTTTTCCGGTCAATTACCCGTCCTTCGATAGTCAAAGCGCAAATGAGATGATCGAATCTCGCTTCAAGTCTTATCAGGATGCAACCACTGCGAACCTTAAGCACCTGGGACTTGATAAAGGGTATTACTACGCGAACCAATCGCTGTATCAATATCCCGCTTCCTGGGACAACGGATCACTCTATGATATGGCGCAAGATTTTCTGCGCAGGCATCCGGGGCCGTTCGTTCAATGTACCGCAGGCATCGACGTGAAAACCGGCCAGCCTCATGACGTCTCAAACGATGAGCTGTTTGATTTTCTGCTGGGGAGACTTGAGCGCTTTTTAAACAACGCAATTGGCGGCCCGATCCCGGTCAAGTTGATGACTGCTTCCAATCAATATGAAAGTGGTTCCGTCGGTTATGAAGCTTCGCGACAGGTGTGGTCGCGGATATTTAATGCCGAGCTGACGCTGGAAGCCATTATCATTGGAGGCATGGGGCTCATACACCGGCCGGATCACAATATATCGAGCATCCACGCCAAGGTTTCCAAGCTGGCTTATCTGATTCAAAGCAAATTAAATTCGAACGGTCTTAACTTTTTAATGGAAAGCAAATGA